A section of the Paralichthys olivaceus isolate ysfri-2021 chromosome 14, ASM2471397v2, whole genome shotgun sequence genome encodes:
- the alox5a gene encoding polyunsaturated fatty acid 5-lipoxygenase isoform X1, translating into MPSYTVTVSTGDQWFAGTDDYIYITLVGTEQCSNRTLLDKPLYNDFERGAVDSYDVRVEEDLGELVLVKIEKRKYWVQDDWYCRYITVKTPSGDYVEFPCFRWLVGDKEVVLRDGQAHLPQDDKTSLVKQHRQKELDLRKKTYRWNEWQPGFPMSIDANRHQDLPRDIQFDSEKGVDFVLNYVKAIENLCVNQFMHMFQSSWTDFEDFEKIFVRIKNTISEYVMQHWKEDFMFGYQFLNGCNPVVIQKCTKLPDKFPVTHEMVSTSLERELTLEEEIKAGNVYIADFELLEGITANCTDPCTLQYLAAPICLLYKNAQNKILPIAIQLGQTPGEDTPIFLPTDGKYDWLLAKIWVRSADFQYHQNITHLLRTHLITEVFAIAMFRQLPAVHPVYKLLIPHVRFTIAINTKAREQLINEHGIFDKANATGGGGHVQLIQKATKTLTFRSLCFPDMIKARGMDNKEELPTYFYRDDGYCVWDATKSFLSDVVHIYYTSDETVQKDVEIQAFIKDVCSFGMQDFDHCEFPKSLKTREELSEYLTVVVFSASSQHAAVNFGQFDWCSWIPNAPSTMRKPPPNQKGVADVNLIIDSLPDRGRSSWHLGAVWALSQYQESELYLGMYPDEHFIEKPVKKAMEKFRKKLAEITSSIKRRNEGKKLPYYNMSPDKIPNSVAV; encoded by the exons ATGCCGTCGTACACAGTGACTGTTTCCACAGGGGACCAGTGGTTTGCAGGGACAGACGACTACATCTACATCACACTGGTGGGCACGGAGCAATGCAGCAACAGAACGCTGCTGGACAAACCCCTGTACAATGACTTTGAGAGGGGGGCG GTAGACTCCTATGATGTCAGAGTTGAGGAAGACCTAGGTGAGCTTGTGTTGGTGAAGATTGAGAAGAGGAAGTACTGGGTGCAGGACGACTGGTACTGCAGGTACATCACGGTCAAGACCCCCTCTGGAGACTATGTAGAGTTTCCCTGCTTCCGCTGGCTGGTGGGCGACAAAGAGGTGGTGCTGCGGGATGGACAAG caCATCTGCCTCAGGACGATAAGACAAGCCTGGtcaaacagcacagacaaaaagagctggatctgagaaaaaaaacctacag ATGGAACGAGTGGCAGCCAGGCTTTCCTATGAGCATAGACGCCAACAGACACCAGGATTTGCCTCGAGACATCCAGTTCGACAGTGAGAAAGGAGTGGACTTTGTGCTGAACTACGTTAAGGC GATAGAGAATCTGTGTGTGAACCAGTTCATGCACATGTTTCAGTCCTCCTGGACCGACTTTGAGGACTTTGAGAAGATCTTTGTAAGAATCAAAAACACAATCTCAG aGTATGTGATGCAACATTGGAAGGAGGACTTTATGTTTGGATACCAGTTTCTGAACGGCTGCAACCCGGTAGTGATCCAAAAATGCACTAAACTTCCCGACAAGTTTCCCGTCACTCACGAGATGGTTTCCACCAGCCTGGAGAGGGAGCTGACTctggaggaggaaataaag GCAGGTAACGTCTACATAGCAGATTTTGAGCTGCTAGAGGGCATCACTGCTAACTGCACAGACCCGTGCACGCTGCAGTACCTGGCAGCTCCCATCTGTCTCCTCTACAAGAACGCTCAGAACAAGATCCTGCCAATAGCCATACAG CTTGGGCAGACTCCAGGTGAAGACACCCCAATCTTCCTGCCCACCGACGGAAAGTATGACTGGCTGCTGGCAAAGATCTGGGTGCGCTCGGCTGATTTCCAGTACCACCAAAATATCACGCACCTGCTCAGGACACATCTCATAACAGAGGTGTTTGCAATTGCCATGTTCAGGCAGCTCCCAGCTGTTCACCCTGTTTATAAG CTTCTTATCCCGCATGTTCGTTTCACTATCGCCATCAACACCAAGGCCAGAGAGCAGCTCATCAATGAGCATGGCATCTTTGACAAG GCCAACGCGACAGGCGGAGGTGGTCATGTGCAGCTGATTCAGAAGGCCACGAAGACTCTGACCTTCAGGTCTCTGTGCTTCCCCGACATGATCAAAGCCCGTGGCATGGACAACAAGGAGGAGCTGCCCACCTACTTCTACAGGGATGACGGCTACTGTGTGTGGGATGCCACCAAGAG CTTCCTGTCTGATGTGGTGCATATTTATTACACAAGCGACGAGACAGTGCAGAAAGACGTGGAGATCCAGGCCTTCATCAAAGACGTGTGCAGCTTCGGGATGCAGGACTTTGATCACTGTG AGTTTCCCAAGTCCCTGAAAACACGTGAGGAGCTGTCAGAGTACCTGACTGTGGTTGTGTTCTCTGCCTCATCGCAGCACGCAGCTGTCAACTTTGGACAA TTTGACTGGTGTTCCTGGATCCCCAACGCTCCTTCTACCATGAGGAAGCCTCCGCCCAACCAGAAGGGCGTGGCAGATGTGAACCTGATCATCGATAGCCTCCCTGATCGCGGACGCTCCAGCTGGCACCTGGGCGCGGTTTGGGCACTCAGCCAGTACCAGGAGAGCGAG CTTTACCTGGGTATGTATCCCGACGAGCACTTTATAGAGAAGCCGGTCAAGAAGGCAATGGAGAAGTTCAGGAAGAAGCTGGCAGAGATAACCAGCTCCATCAAGAGGAGGAACGAGGGAAAGAAGCTGCCGTACTACAACATGTCCCCTGACAAAATCCCCAACAGTGTCGCTGTTTGA
- the alox5a gene encoding polyunsaturated fatty acid 5-lipoxygenase isoform X2, with protein MPSYTVTVSTGDQWFAGTDDYIYITLVGTEQCSNRTLLDKPLYNDFERGAVDSYDVRVEEDLGELVLVKIEKRKYWVQDDWYCRYITVKTPSGDYVEFPCFRWLVGDKEVVLRDGQAHLPQDDKTSLVKQHRQKELDLRKKTYRWNEWQPGFPMSIDANRHQDLPRDIQFDSEKGVDFVLNYVKAIENLCVNQFMHMFQSSWTDFEDFEKIFVRIKNTISEYVMQHWKEDFMFGYQFLNGCNPVVIQKCTKLPDKFPVTHEMVSTSLERELTLEEEIKAGNVYIADFELLEGITANCTDPCTLQYLAAPICLLYKNAQNKILPIAIQLGQTPGEDTPIFLPTDGKYDWLLAKIWVRSADFQYHQNITHLLRTHLITEVFAIAMFRQLPAVHPVYKLLIPHVRFTIAINTKAREQLINEHGIFDKANATGGGGHVQLIQKATKTLTFRSLCFPDMIKARGMDNKEELPTYFYRDDGYCVWDATKSFLSDVVHIYYTSDETVQKDVEIQAFIKDVCSFGMQDFDHCEFPKSLKTREELSEYLTVVVFSASSQHAAVNFGQ; from the exons ATGCCGTCGTACACAGTGACTGTTTCCACAGGGGACCAGTGGTTTGCAGGGACAGACGACTACATCTACATCACACTGGTGGGCACGGAGCAATGCAGCAACAGAACGCTGCTGGACAAACCCCTGTACAATGACTTTGAGAGGGGGGCG GTAGACTCCTATGATGTCAGAGTTGAGGAAGACCTAGGTGAGCTTGTGTTGGTGAAGATTGAGAAGAGGAAGTACTGGGTGCAGGACGACTGGTACTGCAGGTACATCACGGTCAAGACCCCCTCTGGAGACTATGTAGAGTTTCCCTGCTTCCGCTGGCTGGTGGGCGACAAAGAGGTGGTGCTGCGGGATGGACAAG caCATCTGCCTCAGGACGATAAGACAAGCCTGGtcaaacagcacagacaaaaagagctggatctgagaaaaaaaacctacag ATGGAACGAGTGGCAGCCAGGCTTTCCTATGAGCATAGACGCCAACAGACACCAGGATTTGCCTCGAGACATCCAGTTCGACAGTGAGAAAGGAGTGGACTTTGTGCTGAACTACGTTAAGGC GATAGAGAATCTGTGTGTGAACCAGTTCATGCACATGTTTCAGTCCTCCTGGACCGACTTTGAGGACTTTGAGAAGATCTTTGTAAGAATCAAAAACACAATCTCAG aGTATGTGATGCAACATTGGAAGGAGGACTTTATGTTTGGATACCAGTTTCTGAACGGCTGCAACCCGGTAGTGATCCAAAAATGCACTAAACTTCCCGACAAGTTTCCCGTCACTCACGAGATGGTTTCCACCAGCCTGGAGAGGGAGCTGACTctggaggaggaaataaag GCAGGTAACGTCTACATAGCAGATTTTGAGCTGCTAGAGGGCATCACTGCTAACTGCACAGACCCGTGCACGCTGCAGTACCTGGCAGCTCCCATCTGTCTCCTCTACAAGAACGCTCAGAACAAGATCCTGCCAATAGCCATACAG CTTGGGCAGACTCCAGGTGAAGACACCCCAATCTTCCTGCCCACCGACGGAAAGTATGACTGGCTGCTGGCAAAGATCTGGGTGCGCTCGGCTGATTTCCAGTACCACCAAAATATCACGCACCTGCTCAGGACACATCTCATAACAGAGGTGTTTGCAATTGCCATGTTCAGGCAGCTCCCAGCTGTTCACCCTGTTTATAAG CTTCTTATCCCGCATGTTCGTTTCACTATCGCCATCAACACCAAGGCCAGAGAGCAGCTCATCAATGAGCATGGCATCTTTGACAAG GCCAACGCGACAGGCGGAGGTGGTCATGTGCAGCTGATTCAGAAGGCCACGAAGACTCTGACCTTCAGGTCTCTGTGCTTCCCCGACATGATCAAAGCCCGTGGCATGGACAACAAGGAGGAGCTGCCCACCTACTTCTACAGGGATGACGGCTACTGTGTGTGGGATGCCACCAAGAG CTTCCTGTCTGATGTGGTGCATATTTATTACACAAGCGACGAGACAGTGCAGAAAGACGTGGAGATCCAGGCCTTCATCAAAGACGTGTGCAGCTTCGGGATGCAGGACTTTGATCACTGTG AGTTTCCCAAGTCCCTGAAAACACGTGAGGAGCTGTCAGAGTACCTGACTGTGGTTGTGTTCTCTGCCTCATCGCAGCACGCAGCTGTCAACTTTGGACAA tga
- the slc25a16 gene encoding solute carrier family 25 member 16, whose translation MTSEAAVSTPAAISSTPAKRDYYWLRSFVAGGVAGCCAKTTIAPLDRVKILLQAQNPHYKHLGVFSTLQAVPKKEGFLGLYKGNGAMMVRIFPYGAIQFMAFDNYKKLLRKQMGISGHIHRLMAGSMAGMTAVIFTYPLDVIRARLAFQVTGEHRYTGIANAFHTIYLKEGGVLGFYRGLTPTLIGMAPYAGFSFFTYGTLKTLGLKHFPELLGRPSSDNPDVLVLKTHVNLLCGGVAGAIAQTISYPLDVARRRMQLGAVLPDSEKCVSLSKTLKYVYNEYGIKKGLYRGLSLNYIRCVPSQAVAFTTYEFMKQTLHLN comes from the exons ATGACATCAGAGGCCGCGGTCTCCACACCCGCTGCCATAAGCAGCACTCCCGCCAAGAGGGACTACTACTGGCTTCGCTCCTTTGTAGCTGGAG GAGTAGCAGGATGCTGTGCCAAGACCACCATTGCTCCTCTGGACAGAGTCAAAATTCTTCTTCAAGCCCAGAACCCCCATTACAAACATCTAG GAGTGTTTTCCACTCTCCAGGCTGTGCCAAAGAAAGAGGGCTTCCTTGGCTTGTACAAGGGTAACGGGGCAATGATGGTCAGGATATTTCCGTATGGAGCCATACAGTTCATGGCCTTTGACAATTATAAAAAG CTGCTAAGGAAACAGATGGGGATCTCTGGACACATCCACCGCCTCATGGCAGGTTCTATGGCAG ggatGACCGCTGTGATATTCACCTACCCTCTGGATGTGATCCGAGCCAGACTGGCCTTTCAGGTGACAGGAGAGCATCGCTACACTGGCATTGCCAACGCCTTCCACACTATCTACCTTAAG GAGGGGGGCGTTTTGGGTTTCTACAGGGGACTTACTCCAACACTTATCGGAATGGCCCCTTATGCAG GGTTCTCGTTCTTCACCTACGGCACCCTGAAGACCCTCGGCTTGAAACATTTCCCAGAACTGCTGGGACGCCCCTCCTCAGACAACCCTGATGTCCTCGTCCTGAAAACCCACGTCAACCTGCTCTGCGGAGGCGTTGCTGGTGCCATCGCTCAGACAATATC GTACCCGTTGGATGTGGCTCGGAGAAGAATGCAGTTAGGAGCCGTGCTTCCTGACTCTGAGAAATGCGT ATCACTGAGCAAGACCCTGAAGTATGTGTATAATGAGTATGGGATCAAGAAGGGATTGTACCGAGGCCTTTCTCTCAACTACATCCGCTGTGTCCCCTCCCAAGCTGTGGCCTTCACCACCTATGAGTTCATGAAGCAGACCCTCCACCTGAACTAG